The following proteins are co-located in the Desulfomonilaceae bacterium genome:
- a CDS encoding glycine--tRNA ligase subunit alpha, translating to MLTFQELIFALERFWADHGCVIQQPYDVEKGAGTMNPATFLRVLGPEPWNVAYVEPSRRPTDGRYGENPNRLQSYYQYQVILKPSPLEVQDLYIQSLASIGIDPLCHDIRFVEDDWESPTLGAWGVGWEIWLDGMEITQFTYFQQAGGFDLKPVSVELTYGLERICMFLQGAESVYDLKWTEKITYGDVHHRSEVEGSFYNFERSDSAMLIKLFSMYEAEAEALLDSDEPLALPGYDYCLKCSHVFNLLDARGAISVAERTSYIHRVRNLAKKAAQAFLTQRESMGFPLLRHVND from the coding sequence ATGCTCACGTTTCAAGAATTAATTTTCGCTTTGGAAAGGTTTTGGGCGGATCACGGTTGTGTCATACAGCAACCCTACGATGTAGAGAAGGGCGCAGGTACTATGAACCCTGCGACTTTCCTCAGAGTTCTTGGACCTGAGCCCTGGAATGTGGCCTATGTAGAACCATCCAGGCGGCCTACCGACGGCAGATATGGAGAAAATCCAAATAGACTCCAGAGTTATTATCAGTATCAGGTTATTCTCAAGCCTTCCCCTCTTGAAGTTCAGGATCTTTACATACAATCGTTGGCTTCAATAGGAATTGATCCATTATGCCACGACATCAGATTTGTAGAAGACGACTGGGAGTCCCCTACACTCGGCGCCTGGGGCGTGGGCTGGGAGATATGGCTTGACGGTATGGAAATAACCCAATTTACGTACTTCCAGCAGGCGGGAGGTTTCGACTTAAAGCCAGTCTCCGTAGAACTGACCTACGGACTTGAACGAATATGTATGTTTCTGCAAGGAGCGGAAAGCGTATACGATCTTAAATGGACCGAAAAAATCACTTATGGGGATGTTCACCACAGGTCGGAAGTGGAGGGATCTTTCTATAACTTTGAGAGGTCCGACTCAGCCATGCTGATCAAGCTCTTTTCAATGTATGAAGCTGAAGCTGAGGCTTTGCTCGACAGTGACGAACCATTGGCTTTGCCTGGTTACGATTACTGTTTGAAATGTTCCCATGTTTTCAATCTACTTGACGCCCGAGGCGCAATCAGCGTGGCGGAGAGAACATCTTACATTCATAGAGTCCGAAATCTGGCGAAAAAAGCGGCCCAGGCTTTTTTGACCCAACGCGAATCCATGGGATTTCCATTACTGAGGCACGTGAACGATTAA
- a CDS encoding tetratricopeptide repeat protein: MRRAGLNDLILFIFSFYALVFLCDPAMSQVASPDYSNIHLMLEQGKFQDALNLVSRSSDAASDPVLTYYKAVALAGLEKRSSAIKELTKAISLDPTKSQFYLRRGSIFLENGRPSEAIADFTAALELAPTAPSALGRRARAFLATGQTSKALEDANSAIRLAPSNAELYKLRADILSTVGDYENALQDYNKAIGLAPNFVTAINNRAIALANLNRPKQALEDLNSSMDLSISRPSPSSPSVFQGSQW, translated from the coding sequence ATGCGAAGAGCAGGACTAAACGATTTGATTCTCTTTATATTCTCATTCTACGCGCTTGTCTTTCTTTGTGACCCTGCCATGAGTCAAGTGGCCTCACCCGATTACTCGAATATTCATCTGATGCTGGAACAGGGGAAATTCCAGGATGCGCTGAATTTGGTGTCCCGATCGAGCGACGCTGCCTCGGATCCTGTCCTTACATATTACAAGGCGGTTGCCCTTGCCGGACTGGAAAAAAGGTCATCGGCAATAAAGGAATTGACCAAGGCCATATCGCTTGATCCTACCAAAAGTCAGTTCTACCTGAGAAGAGGTTCGATATTTTTGGAAAATGGCAGGCCTTCAGAAGCCATAGCGGATTTCACGGCCGCTCTGGAGTTAGCGCCCACGGCGCCTTCAGCTTTGGGCCGTCGGGCCCGCGCGTTCCTTGCGACTGGACAGACTTCAAAAGCCCTTGAGGACGCTAATAGCGCTATTCGCCTAGCGCCATCAAACGCTGAGTTATACAAATTGAGAGCGGACATATTGTCTACCGTGGGAGATTATGAAAACGCCCTGCAGGATTATAACAAAGCGATAGGGCTCGCGCCGAATTTTGTCACGGCCATAAACAACAGAGCCATCGCTCTTGCAAACCTTAACAGGCCAAAGCAGGCGCTCGAGGATCTTAACTCCTCGATGGACCTATCCATTTCAAGACCTAGTCCTTCCAGTCCCTCTGTTTTTCAAGGGTCACAATGGTAA
- a CDS encoding FAD-dependent oxidoreductase translates to MSGSEEMRVIIVGGGIAGLAVARLLSQNNLAFSLIEKSDRLGGHVKEWACMATDECKNCECCMVYDYEDAVASSSKSEILTAHELLEVINSEYGIQGVKVRNRISGAEKVINGSAMVIACGFETFDPVDKGFWGYGRIDGVITLADLNRALRSNHPEKSFPNEEAELDFAFFQCVGSRDKTIGADYCSQYCCGAAIRAALKLAHKLPKARITVFYIDLQLAGKTAPTLLDEALEKGIRFVQGVPGEILPLKEGGLQIITEIDGRNIVERFDQIALSVGQRPPASATMISSLTKVPLNEFGFFQTQSDLDTARSAVPGVYLAGCCSGPGSISDVSISAGKVASAIIADMKKAN, encoded by the coding sequence ATGTCTGGAAGCGAAGAGATGCGGGTGATAATAGTCGGAGGCGGGATAGCCGGACTCGCCGTGGCCCGGTTACTTTCCCAAAATAACTTGGCGTTCTCCCTAATAGAGAAATCCGACAGGTTGGGCGGCCATGTCAAGGAGTGGGCTTGCATGGCCACAGATGAGTGCAAGAATTGCGAATGCTGCATGGTTTACGACTATGAAGACGCAGTGGCGTCATCCTCGAAAAGTGAAATTCTGACGGCACATGAATTGTTGGAGGTCATTAATTCCGAATACGGGATTCAAGGCGTAAAAGTCCGAAATAGGATATCCGGAGCCGAAAAGGTTATTAATGGGTCGGCAATGGTTATCGCGTGCGGTTTCGAGACGTTTGATCCAGTAGACAAGGGCTTCTGGGGCTACGGCCGGATCGACGGGGTGATTACACTGGCTGATCTCAACAGAGCCCTTCGATCCAACCATCCTGAGAAGTCTTTTCCAAATGAAGAGGCTGAACTGGACTTTGCTTTTTTCCAGTGCGTAGGTTCCCGCGACAAAACCATTGGGGCCGACTACTGTTCGCAGTACTGTTGTGGGGCGGCGATCAGGGCTGCCCTCAAGCTGGCCCACAAGCTCCCCAAAGCCAGGATTACCGTCTTCTACATCGACCTTCAGCTTGCTGGGAAAACAGCTCCTACCCTGTTAGACGAGGCGCTCGAAAAAGGAATACGATTTGTTCAGGGTGTTCCGGGTGAAATTTTGCCTCTCAAAGAAGGCGGATTGCAGATAATCACCGAAATTGACGGAAGAAACATTGTAGAGCGTTTTGATCAGATAGCGCTTTCCGTTGGCCAACGTCCACCTGCTTCAGCAACCATGATTTCGTCCTTGACGAAGGTCCCGTTAAATGAGTTCGGTTTCTTTCAGACTCAGTCGGACTTAGACACGGCCAGAAGCGCAGTGCCAGGAGTCTACCTGGCTGGATGTTGTTCAGGACCGGGGTCTATCTCGGACGTTTCCATAAGCGCAGGCAAAGTCGCCTCTGCCATAATTGCCGATATGAAAAAGGCAAATTGA
- a CDS encoding hydrogenase iron-sulfur subunit, producing MSNQNFLTNDHQGLEIAQTAMVVGNGLTASIVASSLNRLGAQVTQVIFGPKADSLFYNCESSQFDAFLRILSENTFQSGTVSASAPVEIAPIQNGFLVTFEDGYKCVFNSIFVATEGEFNSLPRTAPDTVTRFTPDCFDRVSGRSVTVVLDYDEITDPSIGMQAIKTALNNKLAGGESSIIFRHAPVRGLFGEKLYGQARSGGVKFFRFGNILPLIEPLSDDKDSNAKFRISVQDVIETGTVFTLESEQVFMACNPIPVQIPGFFSSLLIRETDHLGFLLQDSVHCSNGKSFCKGVYCVGPSVGMVDLMETSWSAAAAAAEALSWPSLSLESPSEAKVSVSDQCIRCLTCLRLCPHSAISLSPEPSRSRVSIADSRCLECGICVAECPRTAMDLTNFPEEGFSCMLEKLRFAPSSKPYVVFGCYRSAGRALSEISLPPNVIFSPVSCAGRLSESILSATLLAGARGLLILGCHHGNCRSNNGTDWAKARVSSVASRLNSIFGNNSLVSHKTMAANESQRMSKLVDDFVRSFEKE from the coding sequence ATGAGTAATCAGAATTTTTTAACGAATGATCATCAAGGACTTGAAATCGCCCAAACAGCGATGGTTGTCGGGAATGGCCTTACAGCTTCTATCGTGGCTTCATCGCTAAACAGGCTAGGTGCGCAAGTAACCCAGGTAATCTTTGGACCAAAAGCGGATAGTCTTTTTTACAACTGTGAGAGTTCCCAGTTTGACGCCTTCCTGAGGATACTTTCTGAGAACACTTTTCAGTCCGGGACTGTATCGGCTTCGGCCCCAGTAGAAATCGCGCCCATTCAAAACGGATTCCTGGTCACTTTTGAAGATGGTTATAAATGCGTTTTCAACTCCATTTTCGTGGCTACAGAGGGGGAGTTCAATTCTCTCCCCAGAACAGCGCCTGACACCGTAACGCGTTTCACCCCCGATTGCTTTGATCGGGTTTCGGGTCGATCCGTGACTGTCGTGCTTGATTATGATGAGATTACAGATCCCTCCATAGGGATGCAGGCTATCAAAACGGCTCTCAACAATAAACTGGCGGGGGGGGAGTCATCAATAATCTTCAGACATGCTCCTGTGAGAGGATTATTTGGTGAAAAATTGTACGGCCAGGCACGATCGGGCGGAGTTAAATTTTTTAGGTTCGGAAACATACTCCCACTAATTGAACCGCTTTCCGATGACAAGGATTCAAACGCCAAGTTCAGGATATCAGTTCAAGATGTTATTGAAACAGGAACTGTCTTTACTCTCGAGAGTGAACAGGTGTTCATGGCCTGTAATCCAATCCCCGTTCAAATACCAGGTTTTTTCAGTTCGTTGCTGATCAGGGAGACTGATCATCTAGGGTTCCTCTTGCAGGACAGCGTTCATTGCTCAAATGGGAAATCCTTTTGTAAGGGCGTCTACTGCGTGGGTCCATCCGTGGGAATGGTGGATCTTATGGAAACTTCCTGGTCCGCTGCGGCTGCGGCTGCCGAGGCGTTGTCATGGCCCTCCCTATCTCTTGAATCACCCTCCGAAGCCAAGGTTTCGGTTTCGGATCAATGTATCAGATGTCTTACCTGTCTCAGGTTGTGCCCCCATTCAGCCATTTCCTTGTCGCCGGAACCTTCCAGATCAAGGGTCAGTATTGCTGACTCAAGATGCCTTGAATGCGGAATATGCGTTGCGGAGTGTCCACGAACGGCCATGGATCTCACTAATTTTCCAGAAGAAGGGTTTTCATGCATGCTTGAAAAACTCAGATTCGCGCCTTCAAGCAAACCCTATGTAGTTTTTGGGTGTTATCGGTCTGCAGGTCGGGCCTTGTCCGAGATCAGCTTACCGCCTAACGTCATATTTTCCCCCGTTTCTTGCGCAGGGCGTCTTTCCGAATCCATCTTGTCGGCGACACTTCTTGCTGGAGCCAGAGGATTACTTATCCTGGGCTGCCATCATGGGAACTGTCGCTCCAATAATGGAACAGATTGGGCAAAGGCCAGAGTTAGCTCAGTCGCGTCAAGACTCAATTCCATATTTGGGAACAACTCCCTGGTTTCTCACAAAACGATGGCGGCCAACGAATCCCAGCGCATGTCAAAGCTAGTCGACGATTTTGTCAGATCATTCGAAAAAGAATGA
- a CDS encoding (Fe-S)-binding protein, whose translation MNSVTISDTTNHARPDSPSMSFESPDLCLTCGECISRCFLSQSYPEINPRKIIRKTVLGREQEIVDSEFIWACTLCARCTTDCPKDIHMDTIIRRLRGLAWSQGKAPARLCEGIEKIREIGNNTGIDGEEFRETAEWIAEECEEELQEISEKASEVPFDLEGAEILYMPNPREYTSNPTLFQAYLKFFAHVEADWTLSSKVFDITNWPYYLGDQEDAVALIRAMVDETRRLGAKILLSTECGHGFKILRKDAENWLGEKIDFEVLSIVELAHRYFKQGKLKLKQGAIDTAVTYHDPCNVGRKVGVYDEPRELLRYICSNFVEMWPNRKYSICCGGGGSVSQNSDMGKKRLEHAVLKRDQILRTGAQILTTSCQNCLTQLGDLQARYEMPVQIKSVIELVVEAMEPLDS comes from the coding sequence ATGAACAGCGTCACCATTTCTGACACTACCAACCATGCCAGGCCGGATAGCCCCTCAATGTCTTTTGAGAGCCCTGATTTGTGTTTGACCTGCGGAGAGTGCATATCCAGATGCTTTCTCAGTCAGAGTTATCCCGAAATTAATCCTCGTAAAATAATCAGGAAAACCGTTCTGGGACGAGAACAGGAAATCGTGGATTCAGAATTCATCTGGGCATGCACCCTGTGCGCAAGATGCACCACCGACTGTCCAAAAGATATCCACATGGACACTATAATCAGAAGACTCCGTGGTTTGGCCTGGAGCCAAGGCAAGGCTCCGGCTCGTCTCTGTGAAGGGATTGAGAAGATTAGAGAAATTGGTAACAATACTGGTATCGACGGCGAAGAGTTTCGGGAAACAGCGGAGTGGATTGCTGAGGAATGCGAAGAAGAACTGCAGGAAATTTCTGAAAAAGCCTCAGAGGTCCCATTCGACCTTGAAGGGGCCGAAATCCTGTATATGCCTAACCCTAGGGAATACACCTCCAATCCCACCTTGTTTCAGGCTTATCTGAAATTTTTCGCTCATGTTGAGGCTGACTGGACTTTGTCATCCAAGGTGTTTGACATAACTAACTGGCCCTATTACTTGGGCGACCAGGAAGACGCTGTCGCCTTGATCAGGGCCATGGTTGACGAGACTCGAAGACTGGGAGCGAAAATCCTCCTCTCCACAGAATGTGGCCACGGATTCAAGATACTCAGAAAGGACGCAGAAAACTGGCTGGGGGAAAAGATCGATTTCGAGGTACTGTCGATTGTTGAACTCGCCCACAGGTATTTCAAACAAGGAAAGCTCAAATTGAAACAGGGAGCAATCGATACAGCCGTCACCTATCATGATCCATGCAATGTGGGAAGAAAGGTTGGGGTTTATGATGAACCCAGAGAACTCCTGAGATATATCTGTTCAAATTTTGTGGAAATGTGGCCTAACCGGAAATATTCGATCTGCTGCGGTGGCGGAGGCAGCGTCAGTCAAAATTCTGACATGGGGAAGAAACGCTTGGAACACGCTGTCTTGAAAAGAGACCAAATTCTAAGAACCGGGGCGCAAATTCTCACTACATCTTGCCAAAACTGTCTCACACAACTTGGTGACTTGCAGGCCCGTTATGAAATGCCTGTTCAGATTAAATCCGTCATTGAACTGGTTGTGGAGGCTATGGAACCACTAGACTCCTAG
- a CDS encoding lytic transglycosylase domain-containing protein, translating into MPTRHTWKFWLSATLITCLVLFVSGAVCLAGPVSLNSGASTDGLRYTLPPQIEKNGLQFASQDVPIRRPDVRKRILREINYLLLDRRSRVFHWLSRADSLKTTIGPILKSYNVPPEFLYLAAIESNYNGRALSSAGAFGYWQFIKSTALCGPRGCPDYDWKREINAWKDERADLVKSTHSAARYLAWLNRVKRVSLNGHDDRNGFNDWFLTAASYNAGPTRVVQRLNAYGVTSYWDDPLPIETEKYVPRWIALGVISRYRDFYGVKIKPLGSSPFDTVEQIKLVKDLSFADVAKMLNTTPRNIWFLNSQVPVEKSIFPAKHSGVVIKHTIHLPKGTQKKFLAQLEIRGFKKK; encoded by the coding sequence ATGCCGACAAGACATACGTGGAAATTTTGGCTCTCAGCGACACTGATCACTTGCCTGGTTCTTTTTGTTTCTGGGGCTGTTTGCCTAGCGGGACCCGTTTCACTGAACAGCGGAGCGTCAACTGACGGTCTTAGATATACTTTGCCACCACAAATTGAGAAGAACGGACTCCAGTTTGCCTCTCAGGACGTTCCCATCAGACGACCGGACGTTCGCAAGAGAATACTCAGAGAAATCAATTACCTGCTTTTGGACAGAAGATCTCGCGTTTTCCACTGGCTTTCCAGGGCGGATTCTCTAAAAACCACGATCGGACCGATCTTAAAAAGCTACAATGTTCCCCCGGAATTTCTTTATCTTGCCGCTATTGAAAGCAACTACAACGGCCGGGCGTTGTCGTCGGCCGGCGCTTTCGGTTACTGGCAGTTCATCAAGTCAACTGCGTTGTGTGGGCCGAGAGGATGCCCCGACTACGATTGGAAGCGAGAAATCAACGCATGGAAAGATGAGCGAGCTGATCTGGTAAAGTCCACACACTCAGCGGCGCGTTATCTAGCATGGCTTAACAGGGTGAAAAGAGTCAGCCTAAACGGCCATGACGACAGAAACGGATTTAATGACTGGTTCCTGACTGCCGCTTCCTACAACGCCGGCCCCACACGCGTCGTGCAAAGGCTCAACGCCTATGGAGTAACAAGCTACTGGGACGACCCCCTTCCGATTGAGACAGAGAAATATGTCCCACGATGGATAGCTTTAGGAGTTATAAGCAGATACCGGGACTTTTACGGCGTCAAGATCAAACCCTTAGGCTCCTCTCCATTTGACACAGTGGAGCAGATCAAGCTGGTCAAGGATCTCAGCTTTGCAGATGTGGCAAAGATGCTGAATACGACGCCCCGAAATATATGGTTTCTGAACTCTCAAGTTCCTGTTGAAAAATCAATATTTCCGGCGAAGCATTCGGGTGTGGTTATAAAACATACCATTCATTTGCCCAAAGGAACCCAAAAGAAGTTTCTGGCGCAGTTGGAAATTCGCGGTTTCAAGAAAAAATAG
- a CDS encoding helix-turn-helix domain-containing protein: MNQSEIDAGAKIRSYRKRKGLSLTRLSEITGIAASNLSSLELNKTSPTLQTLARIADAFDVKISEFLDEIFYRKVLICDPDELRPLGKSRNEIMEYNLTSGVTLNRLDAKMMEFLPNAGPTSVPGANTDRFAFVLCGSLILTTAEDEARIKEGQGVYLAPDAEATLKNARPSLAKVLIVHTKR, translated from the coding sequence ATGAATCAGTCCGAAATAGACGCAGGGGCAAAAATCAGATCGTATCGAAAACGCAAAGGGCTCTCGCTGACCAGATTGAGCGAAATCACCGGCATAGCAGCGTCAAATCTGAGTTCTTTAGAGTTGAATAAGACTTCTCCCACACTTCAAACATTGGCGCGAATAGCGGACGCTTTTGACGTAAAAATCAGCGAATTTCTGGATGAGATATTCTACAGAAAGGTTCTGATATGTGATCCGGATGAACTGAGGCCGCTGGGAAAAAGTCGAAATGAAATCATGGAATACAATTTGACTTCCGGAGTTACACTAAACAGACTCGACGCGAAAATGATGGAATTCCTCCCCAATGCTGGTCCGACAAGTGTCCCGGGCGCAAATACCGATCGTTTTGCTTTTGTCCTGTGTGGATCACTGATATTGACGACTGCAGAGGACGAGGCGCGCATAAAGGAAGGGCAGGGGGTATACCTGGCTCCGGATGCGGAGGCTACGCTGAAGAACGCCCGGCCGTCTCTGGCCAAGGTGTTGATTGTCCACACCAAACGTTGA
- the radA gene encoding DNA repair protein RadA, with the protein MKTEIAFVCRECGARTVKWMGRCPQCGQWNSVEEKISQIPPKSRVRMEENDSGPISILDISDDRSPRLSTGIDELDRALGGGLVYRSVILVGGDPGIGKSTLLMQALGAMSTRGETVLYVSGEESLEQIKIRADRLGIHSPSFLVVAENRLERILELIKTTGASVVVLDSAQSVSAQGVDSHPGSINQVRHVASMSIETVKKGHAACFLVGHVTKDGVLAGPKVLEHMVDTVLYFEGDRGHPYRILRAVKNRFGSVSEIGVFEMTDAGLSQVVNPSEFFLSERPEGASGSVVTSLVEGSRPILAEIQALVSGPTLGSGRRTCLGTDPQRLALMVAVIEKKLGLMLNDQDIFLNAVGGVRATEPSVDLGVVAAVISSFLEQVIPFSSMVFGEIGLSGEVRPVARAASRINEAVRLGYTRIVGPKRNLDLCTMPGIASFVPVSHIRDLPSILFEG; encoded by the coding sequence ATGAAAACGGAAATAGCGTTTGTATGCCGGGAATGTGGCGCAAGAACAGTGAAATGGATGGGGCGTTGTCCACAATGTGGACAATGGAATTCAGTTGAGGAGAAAATTTCTCAGATCCCCCCCAAATCAAGGGTGCGAATGGAAGAAAACGACTCCGGGCCCATTTCGATACTCGATATTTCAGATGACAGGAGTCCTCGACTTTCAACAGGAATTGATGAATTGGATAGAGCGCTGGGTGGGGGGCTGGTATACAGGAGCGTAATTCTGGTTGGTGGCGATCCTGGAATCGGGAAGAGCACACTGCTGATGCAGGCTTTGGGCGCAATGTCGACCCGGGGAGAGACGGTCCTTTACGTGTCCGGAGAAGAATCTTTGGAACAGATCAAGATCAGGGCCGACAGACTTGGAATTCATTCCCCTTCATTTCTCGTTGTAGCGGAGAACCGGCTTGAACGGATACTGGAGCTGATAAAGACAACCGGAGCGTCCGTAGTTGTCCTGGATTCAGCTCAGTCAGTGTCGGCCCAAGGAGTTGACTCACATCCGGGGAGTATTAACCAGGTTCGTCATGTCGCCTCCATGTCCATTGAAACAGTTAAGAAGGGCCATGCGGCTTGTTTTCTCGTGGGGCATGTAACTAAGGACGGGGTTTTGGCGGGCCCCAAAGTTCTCGAACATATGGTTGACACGGTATTGTATTTCGAGGGTGACAGAGGTCATCCATACCGTATTCTAAGAGCAGTAAAAAACCGGTTTGGGTCAGTCAGTGAAATTGGGGTGTTCGAGATGACAGACGCCGGATTGAGTCAGGTAGTCAATCCGTCGGAATTCTTCCTGTCCGAACGTCCCGAGGGGGCTTCAGGATCGGTCGTCACATCTTTGGTAGAGGGCTCAAGGCCGATACTGGCGGAAATTCAGGCTCTGGTTTCAGGGCCTACATTGGGATCAGGAAGAAGGACCTGCCTCGGAACGGATCCCCAACGCCTTGCCCTCATGGTGGCGGTGATCGAAAAAAAGCTTGGTCTCATGCTTAACGACCAGGATATTTTCCTCAACGCTGTCGGCGGAGTCAGGGCTACTGAACCTTCCGTGGATCTCGGCGTTGTAGCTGCGGTAATATCTTCATTTTTGGAGCAGGTCATTCCCTTTTCGTCCATGGTTTTCGGAGAAATTGGCCTCTCAGGGGAAGTCAGGCCGGTTGCAAGAGCGGCTTCTCGTATCAACGAAGCGGTGAGATTGGGATATACCAGAATTGTAGGTCCCAAAAGGAATCTGGATCTGTGTACTATGCCGGGAATCGCTTCGTTTGTTCCTGTTTCACACATCAGGGATTTGCCCTCAATACTCTTTGAAGGATGA
- a CDS encoding TIGR01212 family radical SAM protein (This family includes YhcC from E. coli K-12, an uncharacterized radical SAM protein.): MTTSRYRSLSSWLKELFSEPVRKISLDAGLGCPNRDGTIGNGGCIYCNSRGSGTDALDRGLSVQEQVDQGIEFLSRRYKVNKFIAYFQSFTNTYGDPELLQRIYSSALLRKEVVGLAIGTRPDCVQESVLELLANLSRERLVWLELGLQSSHEKTLKLIRRGHGPEVFFETANRALKAGLIVVAHTILGLPGESTEDMTLTARMIAASGIQGIKIHPLYVVAGTPLEDMFRAGKFLPMTMEQAVDATLAVLEVLPKQMVIHRLTSDPHADELVAPAWMLDRIRVRTYLNSEMESRNVFQGSKAQSAWRIW; the protein is encoded by the coding sequence ATGACTACTTCCAGATATAGATCACTATCGTCATGGTTAAAAGAGCTTTTCTCCGAACCGGTCCGAAAGATTTCCCTTGACGCGGGTCTCGGTTGTCCAAACAGAGATGGAACAATCGGCAACGGTGGATGCATATACTGCAACTCGAGAGGATCTGGAACAGACGCTCTCGACCGTGGTTTGTCCGTTCAGGAGCAAGTCGATCAGGGAATCGAGTTTTTGTCCCGACGTTACAAGGTGAACAAATTTATAGCCTATTTTCAATCTTTCACTAACACATATGGAGATCCTGAGCTACTTCAAAGGATTTATAGCTCTGCTCTACTCCGTAAAGAGGTTGTCGGACTGGCGATTGGAACCAGACCTGATTGCGTTCAGGAAAGCGTTCTAGAACTGCTGGCCAATTTGAGCAGAGAAAGACTCGTTTGGCTTGAGCTTGGCCTGCAATCATCTCATGAGAAAACTCTTAAGCTAATCAGAAGGGGGCATGGTCCGGAGGTCTTCTTCGAAACGGCGAACCGCGCTCTGAAGGCAGGTCTCATAGTGGTCGCTCACACAATTTTGGGATTACCCGGTGAATCCACAGAAGACATGACACTAACGGCCAGAATGATCGCTGCTTCTGGAATCCAGGGCATAAAGATCCACCCGTTATATGTAGTCGCTGGTACCCCCTTAGAAGACATGTTCAGAGCTGGGAAATTTTTGCCCATGACGATGGAACAGGCTGTTGACGCTACTTTGGCGGTCCTGGAAGTCCTGCCGAAGCAGATGGTCATCCACAGACTGACTTCCGACCCCCACGCGGATGAACTTGTAGCGCCTGCCTGGATGCTCGATAGAATCAGGGTAAGGACTTATCTAAACTCCGAGATGGAAAGTAGGAACGTATTCCAGGGCTCCAAAGCGCAGTCTGCCTGGAGGATTTGGTGA
- a CDS encoding dodecin family protein, which translates to MPGRVARVTEVIAGSPTSFDEAVKLAFERANKTLRNITGMKIVDMTVMCEAGEIQEYRIRAEVIFVLE; encoded by the coding sequence ATGCCAGGACGAGTTGCTCGAGTCACGGAGGTAATTGCGGGTTCTCCTACCAGCTTTGATGAAGCGGTTAAGCTGGCTTTTGAGCGCGCAAACAAGACTTTAAGAAACATAACCGGCATGAAAATTGTCGATATGACAGTCATGTGTGAAGCGGGAGAGATTCAGGAATACCGTATTAGGGCTGAGGTTATATTCGTTCTAGAATAG
- a CDS encoding pseudouridine synthase, producing the protein MTKEKLQLRIRNSGAGSRRFSEQAIREGRVTVNGQVIQDPAFLVDSGADYIKVDGKLLKRIDSTQLIYVFNKPRNVVSTMKDPEERPCLGDVTRNIKDPVFPVGRLDFDAEGLMILTNDGQLAQALTHPSRKIPRTYLVKVRGIPDAKSMAMIKRGMRLDDGVRVGEISVTFLRSQETTSWLKVVLYEGKKNEIKRIFFRINYPVRKLRRISFGPLTLGSLETGAWRLVTADERRKLMELIENEPQPRRESRSKSETRPRSSSNVPKGPGKGQTRPKR; encoded by the coding sequence ATGACAAAAGAAAAACTTCAACTTAGAATTCGTAACTCGGGAGCCGGATCTCGGAGATTTTCCGAGCAGGCTATACGGGAAGGACGAGTCACTGTTAATGGACAAGTGATTCAAGATCCTGCCTTTCTGGTCGATTCCGGGGCAGACTACATCAAGGTCGACGGCAAGCTACTCAAAAGGATCGATTCTACCCAACTTATCTATGTTTTTAATAAGCCGCGTAATGTCGTTTCCACTATGAAAGATCCTGAGGAGAGGCCTTGCCTGGGTGATGTCACACGTAATATCAAGGATCCCGTGTTTCCTGTCGGCAGGCTCGACTTTGACGCTGAAGGACTCATGATCCTTACCAATGATGGACAACTGGCGCAGGCTCTTACGCACCCTTCAAGAAAAATCCCGAGGACGTATCTTGTGAAAGTTAGGGGCATACCTGACGCAAAGTCCATGGCAATGATAAAAAGAGGCATGCGGCTCGATGACGGCGTGCGCGTAGGTGAGATCAGCGTCACATTCTTACGAAGCCAGGAAACCACATCATGGCTCAAGGTCGTCCTCTACGAGGGAAAAAAGAATGAGATCAAGAGAATATTCTTTCGTATCAATTATCCTGTGAGAAAACTGAGAAGAATAAGTTTTGGTCCTCTAACCTTGGGGAGTCTGGAAACGGGGGCATGGAGACTAGTGACGGCGGATGAACGAAGGAAGTTGATGGAACTGATTGAAAACGAGCCACAACCAAGACGCGAATCGCGCTCTAAATCTGAAACAAGACCAAGATCCTCAAGTAACGTTCCTAAAGGACCAGGCAAAGGCCAGACGCGCCCCAAACGGTAG